The region ACATGAAGCTCGACAAGGGCGTGGTCGAACGCCGCGTGCAGTTGCTGCGCGACGAGGGAATCACCTTCCTCACCAATCAAGACGTCGGCAACAAGGATTCAGAAAACTTCGTCGATCCCAAGCAACTTGTTGCCGACTTCGACGCGGTGTGCCTCGCGACCGGCGCGACGAAGCCCAACGATCTGCCGATCAACGGCCGTGGTCTCGACGGCATTTACTTCGCGATGGAGTTCCTCAAAGCGAACACGAAGAGCTTGCTCGACAGCAAGCTCGAAGACGGCCAATACATTTCGGCGAAAGGCAAACGTGTCATCGTCATCGGTGGTGGCGATACTGGCACCGACTGCATCGGCACGAGCATGCGTCACGGCTGCGCGAGCCTGGTGAATTTCGAACTCCTGCCGCAGCCGCCGCAAGAACGCGCCGCCGACAATCCCTGGCCGCAATGGCCGCGGATTTATCGCACTGACTACGGCCATCAAGAAGTCGCCGCCAAGTTCGGCGCCGACCCGCGCACCTACTGCGTGATGAGCAAGGAATTCGTCGGCGACGAAAACGGCCGCGTGGCTGGCATTCGCACCGTGCAAGTCGAATGGAACAAAATCGACGGCCAGTGGAAGCTGAAAGAACTCGTCGGCACCGATAAGTTCTGGGAAGCCGACCTCGTGCTGCTCGCGATGGGTTTCAAAGGCCCCGAGCAATACGCCACGGAAATGCTCGGCCTCGAGTACGATCCGCGCAGCAACTACAAAGCGGCCCACGGCCGGTTCACGACAAGCGTGCCAAAGGTCTTCGCCGCCGGCGACTGCCGCCGCGGCCAATCGCTAGTCGTTTGGGCCATCAACGAAGGCCGTGGTGCTGCTCGCGCGATCGATGAGTTTTTGATGGGCAACAGCAGCCTGCCAGCGCCGGGGTTGTCGCTGGGGTTGGCGAAGTAAGTCGTCATCGTCGGCAGGATTAGCCGACGATTGGCAGACTGCCAAAGCTGGTGACTTTCACCTGCGGCAATTCTTTCAGCAGCAGGGCTTCGGCTTGACCATAAGTCGAACCCATGATGCACGACGGGGAGTGCAGTAGAACTTCGCGAAGATTTCGCAACCGTTTCAAATGCGGCAGGGCCGCTTTGATTTCGTTGACATCGTTGGTGACGATGCTGACGGCGGTAACCGATTGAAAGTAATCGTCACCCAGTACTTGCCGTAAGATCTTTGGTGCATCGGGCTCGGTTGGCGTGCGTTTCCGAAACAATGATGCGAACGGGCCTTTGCTGTGGGCGAGTTCCATTGTCGGCAGCGCCGCATGCTCATGATCGTAATGGCTGTCGATCATCATGGACCGCAGCGCAATGACGGCTCGCCGTTCCTGCTGCTGCCAATGGAGGTAATATGCCGCACCGAAACAGGCCAGGGTCATGGCGATCAGCAATGTACGAAAAGAAAAGCTCAAGTACGAACGGCGAGGAGCACTGAGCGTTGTCATGGCAGTTGGTTCCGGTGATTGGTTTCACCTAAACTACTGCTCGAGAAGATCGGACGCAAATTCCTCGGCGGCGAGCTAACAAGACTTCGAGTACACTCGCTGCTCGACCCCTCACCCCAGCCCTCTCCCCGCAGCGGGGCGAGGGAGTTCAAGCGGCTTCGCCGCTGCCTCGTTGTTCTTCTCCCGCCTCTCATCCCTCGTCTCCCTTCCTCACTCCTGCGGCAGCGAAAGTCCGCGAACCACTTCCGGAATATTCGAACTCTGCCAGCCGACGCCGAATTTGCCGTCGCGGATTTGCACCCAGGTTAAGCCGCGAAACTGCACGTCGCGGCCCGTGCTGGCGAAGCCGAGGCCAGCGCCGGCGTGTTTGGCCGCTGCCGTCCAGCGGACCACCACGTGATCGCCCTGGCCGATCGCATCTTCGACTTGAATGACGATTTCAGGAAACGCCGCGAGAAACGGCTCGTACATCTGCTGGCGAAATTCGTCCGCGCCCCGAATCACACCGTTGTCGGTGTAGCACAAGCTGTCGGGAGTCACCAATTCGTCGATCGTCTCCGCCCGCCGTTGGTTCCAAACTTCTTCAAACCACCGGCGAGCAATCGCAATGTTTTCGGCAGACATGAGAACTCCTCTCGGATAAAGCAGTTCGCGGCTGGCACCTGCGAGAATGTAAACCCGGAAGTGTGCTCAAGCAACAATTTGCAGAGAGAGGCGACTCCGCAGAAGTTACTTCGCTCCCTTCACTACGATCTGCAGTTCCGCACCGAGTGCGCGGGCGATGGCGGAGAGCGTGGAATACGTGGGGTTAGAGTTTTGCCCATTCTCCAATCGGCTCAGGGCGGCTTTGTCGATGCCCGAGCGTTTGGCGAGGTTGGCGAGCGAGAGCTTCTTATGTTGACGAATCTCTTTCAATTCAGAGATCGCCCGCATCAGAGCAAAATGCTCTCCCTGCGGCATCGCGTCGTATTCACCGGACGCCAGCAGGGTCTCCAGCGACGGTCGTTCGCTTTGGAATTTTTCGCGAACCGCAGTGAGGCGACGGACTTCTGCCGCAGGCTTCAACGGCTTTTTGGTAGCAGCTTTGCGGATCATCTTTCACCTTGCCTTCCGTTTGCGTGGCTCGGGCGCGTCGTACGCTGTAACAGGGTAGACGGTTAACGGATCGTCACCGACATGTTCCCAAACAACTGCGAGGTAGCGCCCCGCCGCGGTAAACCCGAAAGTCAGCTTATTGCCCGCTGGATTCCGATTGGATGCAAATTGGCTCGCAGGATCCAGCAGCACTTGTTCTACCTCTTCGACAGTGATGTCGTGTTCGGCGATGTGCTGAATGTTTCCCTGTGGGTCATCTTCGATATCCCAGATAATCTGAATGTCTCGATCCATTCCGCACCTGAATCATCGGCAGGGCACGACTCAAGAGTTGTAATATAATACAACGGAGGACGATTTTCTTCTACTTCAAATTCGCCCGAATTTGGTACGAAAAAGCGATCTACTTCAATTCCTTCTTCAACCAATCATAAACCTGCGCCCGAACGTCATCAGGAAAGTCGTGGGCACAGTCGGGATAGATGGCCGTGAGTTTGTCTTTCGCACCGTAGAGTTCGTACACACCGCCGGCGGCGGCGATGACTTTGCGAACGCCCGGATTGTCGAAGTTGGAATCGTGCAGCGGGGCCGCGACGAAGATCGGCCGCGGGGCGATGGCGGCGAGGACTTCGTGGAAGTCGAACGGCATCTTGTCCGGATTGTTTTCGTAGACGTCGCGAATCCGCGGCATGTAGCGGTCGCTGGTCCAACCGGCGAGCTTACCGCCGTAGTAATCGTGAAAGCCCGTGAAGCCGCAGCTCGTCACGACGCACTTAATGCGCGGCTCGAACACGGCGGTGAAGAGCGCGTTGTGGCCACCCAGTGAATGGCCGATCGCACCGACTTTTTCGGCGTCGACGTAGTCGAGCGTCTCGAGCAAGTCGAGCGCGCGGACGTTCGTCCAAATCGCCTTCATCGTGCCGCTGACGTAGAGCGGTTCTTTGCCGCCGGCGTCCTTCTGAGCAAAGTCGTACTCTTTGTAATCGCCGAAGCTGGGATAGTCGGGCACCAGGCAAACAAAGCCGAGCTTCGCGAGCTGATCGCCATAATGCCGCGTCTGTTCGCCGACAAGGCCGATCGTTTGCAGCTTGCCATCCTTGTTCGTCGGATGGAGGCAAAGCATGGCAGGATGCCGTTTGCCGGGGTTTGCTTTCACCGCTTTGGGAATGAGCAGATAAGCGGGCGTGCGATCGCCGCGCTCGCAGGCGTATGACAACAGCACGCGCGTGTATTCGGGCGTTTCCTCTTCGCTGATGATTTTTACATCGAGCGGCACACGGCGATCGGGCGTGGGGAGCTTGCCCATGGCGAGTTCCATGCCGCGGCGAATTTCTGCTTTGCGGGCCGCCCAGTCTGCCGCTATTTTGACGGGTTCGATTTTCGACTCCAGCTGTTTTTGAAGTGGCCGCTGGTGATAGCTCGGATCGAGCACCGTTGGCTGCGGATAAGGAGGCGTCAAGGGCGGACCTTCGACGGGTTTTCCCAATCGATTCTCCAGCAAGAAGAAACCATCGCGATCACCCATCACCAGATCAATGTCGCCGTCGCCATCGACATCGGCGGCCTTCGGATCGACTCCAAAACCAACTTCGCCGCCAGTATGAATCGCTGTGCGCTCCCAACTGCGGGTCTTCGGCAGGAATTTATAAGAGAAGATACCGAGCGTGTCGTATTCGCCGGGATCTTTCCCCTCGTGACCCATGTAGCGTTTGCCGGCGATGAGCTCGATCTTTTTATCCCCATCGAGATCGGCGAGCAGTAGCGAATGGAATTGCGAGTACTCGGTGTCGATCGTGTGGCGTTCCCAGTCGCGGTTGCCATCGTTTTTGGTTTGTTCGAGCCAATACAAACCGAACTGATGGCCGCGGCCCCAGATCAAATCGGCATCGCCGTCGCCGTCGACATCATGCACGAGAACGGGAATGCTCGCGTCGCGCGAGAGATTGAACTCGGCATGCCAGATCCAACGGCCGTTGCGTGGATCGGCGGGCGCTTCGAGCCAGCCGCCGGTGCCGATTAAATCGAGCCGCCGATCGCCGTTGATATCGCCCACGCCAATGCCATGGCTCGAAAGTTCCGCCAGCAGGTCGTGCTTGATGAACTTCCCTTTGTCGAACTCATACCAGCACGCGAAGCCGATTCCGTTCGGCACAATGTCGGGATCGCCGTCGCCATCGAGATCGGCGAGGCGGCCCGTCTCCATCGGCCCGGGCGTATCGATGAGCCGTTTTTCCCACGGCGTGTCGGGTTTGGTTTTGATGACTTCGCCCGGGTTCTCCAGCCAGAAGAGGCTCTTGCTGCGATAGTTCACACTGACGATGTCGGTCCAGCCATCGCCATTCACATCGAGCGGCAAGTTCGAATAGTCATCGAACCGCCCGCGGATCACCTCCACCTCGCGGAGAAAATGCTTCTTCCACGTGGGTGCTTCAAACCAAAACCCGCCGTTCACCAAGTCGAGCTTGCCGTCTTTGTTGACGTCGATCACCGCGCAGGCCGGATACTCGGCAGCGGCGTCGATGGCATGCAACTCCCACTGCGAATTGGTCTGGGCAAACAGCGGAGCAGTGCTGCTCAGCGCGCATAACAACAGCCAGCACACCAACGAGCGAGACATAACCCACCTGTGCCCGAAGAGAACATTGCCACCGGGTACTCCCGGCAAATCACTCGGCCGGTGAGTATCGCA is a window of Anatilimnocola floriformis DNA encoding:
- a CDS encoding glutamate synthase subunit beta, with product MGKPTGFKEYPRKAVPYRDPMGRLADYGEIFTQPPEDHLKTQGARCMDCGVPFCQSDNGCPIDNLIPEWNDLVYRGRWREALDRLHKTNNFPEFTGRACPAPCEGACVLGITDPAVTIKNIENAIIDRGFAEGWVKPEPPPSRTGKKVAVIGSGPAGLAAAAQLNKAGHLVTVYERADRIGGLLMYGIPNMKLDKGVVERRVQLLRDEGITFLTNQDVGNKDSENFVDPKQLVADFDAVCLATGATKPNDLPINGRGLDGIYFAMEFLKANTKSLLDSKLEDGQYISAKGKRVIVIGGGDTGTDCIGTSMRHGCASLVNFELLPQPPQERAADNPWPQWPRIYRTDYGHQEVAAKFGADPRTYCVMSKEFVGDENGRVAGIRTVQVEWNKIDGQWKLKELVGTDKFWEADLVLLAMGFKGPEQYATEMLGLEYDPRSNYKAAHGRFTTSVPKVFAAGDCRRGQSLVVWAINEGRGAARAIDEFLMGNSSLPAPGLSLGLAK
- a CDS encoding ester cyclase, yielding MSAENIAIARRWFEEVWNQRRAETIDELVTPDSLCYTDNGVIRGADEFRQQMYEPFLAAFPEIVIQVEDAIGQGDHVVVRWTAAAKHAGAGLGFASTGRDVQFRGLTWVQIRDGKFGVGWQSSNIPEVVRGLSLPQE
- a CDS encoding helix-turn-helix domain-containing protein, with the protein product MIRKAATKKPLKPAAEVRRLTAVREKFQSERPSLETLLASGEYDAMPQGEHFALMRAISELKEIRQHKKLSLANLAKRSGIDKAALSRLENGQNSNPTYSTLSAIARALGAELQIVVKGAK
- a CDS encoding DUF4258 domain-containing protein; this encodes MDRDIQIIWDIEDDPQGNIQHIAEHDITVEEVEQVLLDPASQFASNRNPAGNKLTFGFTAAGRYLAVVWEHVGDDPLTVYPVTAYDAPEPRKRKAR
- a CDS encoding alpha/beta fold hydrolase, producing MSRSLVCWLLLCALSSTAPLFAQTNSQWELHAIDAAAEYPACAVIDVNKDGKLDLVNGGFWFEAPTWKKHFLREVEVIRGRFDDYSNLPLDVNGDGWTDIVSVNYRSKSLFWLENPGEVIKTKPDTPWEKRLIDTPGPMETGRLADLDGDGDPDIVPNGIGFACWYEFDKGKFIKHDLLAELSSHGIGVGDINGDRRLDLIGTGGWLEAPADPRNGRWIWHAEFNLSRDASIPVLVHDVDGDGDADLIWGRGHQFGLYWLEQTKNDGNRDWERHTIDTEYSQFHSLLLADLDGDKKIELIAGKRYMGHEGKDPGEYDTLGIFSYKFLPKTRSWERTAIHTGGEVGFGVDPKAADVDGDGDIDLVMGDRDGFFLLENRLGKPVEGPPLTPPYPQPTVLDPSYHQRPLQKQLESKIEPVKIAADWAARKAEIRRGMELAMGKLPTPDRRVPLDVKIISEEETPEYTRVLLSYACERGDRTPAYLLIPKAVKANPGKRHPAMLCLHPTNKDGKLQTIGLVGEQTRHYGDQLAKLGFVCLVPDYPSFGDYKEYDFAQKDAGGKEPLYVSGTMKAIWTNVRALDLLETLDYVDAEKVGAIGHSLGGHNALFTAVFEPRIKCVVTSCGFTGFHDYYGGKLAGWTSDRYMPRIRDVYENNPDKMPFDFHEVLAAIAPRPIFVAAPLHDSNFDNPGVRKVIAAAGGVYELYGAKDKLTAIYPDCAHDFPDDVRAQVYDWLKKELK